In Lacerta agilis isolate rLacAgi1 chromosome 8, rLacAgi1.pri, whole genome shotgun sequence, one genomic interval encodes:
- the RCC1 gene encoding regulator of chromosome condensation, which produces MPRKRVLEKDDAVKVKRTKVSHQSHQTEPGLVLTLGQGDLGQLGLGPDVLARKRPALLQLPEKIIQAEAGGVHTVCLSETGQIYTFGCNDEGALGRDTSEEGSDFLPGLVDLKEKVVQVSAGDSHTAALTDDGRVFIWGAFRDENGVIGLLAPLKDGEQLESTSGSAVPVELQLDVPIVKIASGSHHLALVSMAGGLYTCGCGDNGQLGRVPQVFTARGGRKGLERLLLPQAVAIKQRGCKTKGQIRDVFCGSYSTIAITQEGHVIGFGLSNYYQLGSQGIDTYYSPKVLTAFKNSTRSWVGFSAGQHHTVCLDSEGTVCSLGRADYGMLGLGEGASDKNCPTAVPGLPKASSVACGERVGFAVTEDGRAFAWGMGSNLQLATGDEEDAWSPVQMSGQQLENRSVLSVTGGGQHTVLLVKERQS; this is translated from the exons ATGCCAAGAAAACGGGTGCTGGAAAAAGATGACGCTGTCAAAGTGAAGCGGACTAAAG TCAGCCATCAGTCGCACCAGACAGAGCCCGGACTGGTTCTGACCTTGGGGCAGGGCGACCTTGGTCAGTTGGGCCTCGGACCGGACGTGTTGGCGCGGAAGAGGCCTGCCCTGCTGCAGCTCCCCGAGAAGATCATCCAGGCTGAAGCGGGAGGGGTTCACACGGTGTGCCTCAGTGAAACGGGCCAA ATTTACACTTTTGGTTGCAACGACGAGGGTGCCTTGGGGAGGGACACTTCAGAGGAGGGGTCAGACTTTTTGCCGGGACTTGTTGACCTGAAGGAGAAGGTGGTGCAGGTTTCCGCTGGGGACAGCCACACGGCGGCATTGACAGACGACGGGCGTGTCTTCATTTGGGGAGCTTTCCGG GATGAGAATGGAGTCATCGGTTTGCTGGCTCCTTTGAAGGACGGAGAGCAGTTGGAGTCTACCAGTGGCAGTGCTGTTCCTGTGGAGCTGCAGTTGGATGTGCCAATCGTTAAAATTGCCTCAG GGAGCCATCACTTGGCATTAGTGTCCATGGCGGGAGGACTTTACACCTGCGGTTGCGGAGACAACGGCCAACTGGGGCGAGTCCCCCAAGTTTTCACtgccagaggaggaagaaaaggattGG AACGGCTGCTGCTCCCGCAAGCTGTCGCCATCAAGCAGAGAGGCTGCAAGACCAAGGGGCAGATCCGGGACGTCTTCTGTGGTTCTTACTCCACCATCGCCATCACCCAGGAGGGCCACGTCATTGGGTTTGGCCTCTCCAATTACTACCAGCTGG GATCGCAAGGAATTGACACCTACTATTCGCCAAAGGTTCTGACGGCGTTCAAGAACTCTACCAGGTCCTGGGTTGGGTTCTCAGCTGGGCAGCATCACACTGTGTGTCTGGACTCGGAAG GAACCGTGTGTAGCCTGGGCAGGGCAGACTATGGCATGTTGGGCCTGGGAGAGGGAGCGTCTGACAAGAACTGCCCCACGGCTGTCCCTGGGCTGCCGAAAGCATCATCAGTAGCCTGTGGGGAACGGGTTGGCTTTGCGGTTACGGAAGACG GCCGAGCATTTGCCTGGGGCATGGGGTCTAACCTCCAGCTTGCCACTGGGGACGAAGAGGATGCCTGGAGCCCCGTTCAGATGTCTGGCCAGCAGCTGGAGAACCGCAGCGTTCTCTCGGTGACCGGCGGAGGGCAGCACACCGTCCTCCTCGTCAAGGAGCGGCAGAGTTGA